In Salminus brasiliensis chromosome 24, fSalBra1.hap2, whole genome shotgun sequence, one genomic interval encodes:
- the myoz2b gene encoding myozenin-2b has product MDLGKKLSTPKDIMLEELSLLSNRGSRLFKMRQRRSEKYTFESIQNEANALLNSEDQTAAENADKSKTPPNTPDCRNPANPEEIAPGYGAPLKDVPPERFNATALPKSYHSPWEEAIINDPELAETLKLRMPVPEARQEMPDYKSFNRVATPFGGFEKAPRGITFKIPEVDLNPQRYPELQDPAAKRPTFNRTAQGWISDGVPLILPIVAVEPPEIPESDDL; this is encoded by the exons ATGGATCTTGGCAAGAAGCTCTCGACCCCTAAAGACATCATGCTGGAGGAGCTGTCCCTGCTCTCCAACCGAGGCTCCCGGCTGTTCAAGATGCGCCAGCGCCGCTCTGAGAAGTACACCTTTGAAAGTATTCAGAACGAAGCTAACGCCCTTCTGAAC AGTGAAGATCAGACTGCAGCTGAAAACGCAGACAAGTCTAAAACCCCTCCAAACACTCCGGACTGCAGGAACCCCGCCAACCCCGAGGAGATCGCACCAG GTTACGGCGCCCCCCTGAAGGACGTCCCACCTGAGCGGTTTAACGCCACGGCCCTGCCCAAATCCTACCACTCGCCCTGGGAGGAGGCCATCATTAACGACCCTGAGCTGGCCGAAACACTGAAGCTCAGGATGCCCGTTCCTGAGGCCCGGCAGGAGATGCCTGATTACAAGAGCTTTAACAG GGTGGCTACGCCATTCGGAGGCTTTGAGAAAGCTCCGCGAGGAATCACCTTCAAGATCCCAGAGGTGGACCTAAACCCCCAGAGATACCCCGAGCTTCAGGACCCTGCAGCCAAGCGGCCCACCTTCAACAGGACCGCCCAGGGCTGGATCTCTGACGGCGTGCCACTCATCCTCCCCATCGTCGCAGTGGAGCCCCCCGAGATCCCAGAGTCTGACGACCTGTAA